Within the Salvia hispanica cultivar TCC Black 2014 chromosome 4, UniMelb_Shisp_WGS_1.0, whole genome shotgun sequence genome, the region gttgcatatttattgggacggagggagtatatgatacgcacaaacaaaaaaaattcagaccATATCATATCAACTATTGGTTTGTCACGCAATTTcatggaaaaagaataaagaattAGGAGCGACTAACCTCAAACTATTCTTAGATATGAAAGGTATCAGATTAACATATAATCCATTCaaagaataaaagaattaGGAGCGACTAACCTCAAACTATTCTTAGATATGAAAGGCATCAAATTAACATATAATTCATTCTAGAAAGAAGAATGTAATCGATTGAGTGCTATGGATGTGAGTTTGTGTGAATCCATAAGTAAGTACTCccccgtcccaaggaagatgaccccttccttgggtagcacatcattttatgcagttttattttgtgttaggtggagagaATACAGTAAGATAgaggaaataaagtaaaaataaagaagtttctatttttagtagtgggTCATCTTggatgggacaaactaaaaaagaaagtgggtcatctttggtgggacagagggagtaatataataatactGGAATAGTCCTGGCTCAACCATAATCAAATCATTGAAGCTAATGAAAGCTACTCAATCAATATGCAGATCATATTTGCAAACAATTAAAGCTGAACTCTTATAAATAAAGCagacaataatttaaattcatcCTATTAGCTTGTGGATGTACAGTATTTCTGTGAGCAAAATATGCCTGGGATGGTTCACTTTGTATATCAGTACTCTCCCTAGATTAATAGGTGAGCATTAGACAAGTATAAGCACAAACCTGAACCCTGGGACCTTTAGAGGCTGAATTGCATGGAAGGCATTCGCAAGACCAGTCAATACCTGAAAAGGTTACACgacaattaatatttaaaaagaagtAGCTATACAATTTGAAAAGCCTACTTGAAAAGAAACCTGGACCAGAAACTAAATCTTGGAATAGAGTCATTATCTTTAATGGGAAAAAGGTAACAATCTTACAAACCCATAGCTGAACTAAATGCCAAAATATGGTACCTGAAAATTTGCACCATCAAATACTGGATCCAATGAACACAAATCAAGCAGCCAATTAACAAACAACCTAAAGTAGGGCCTTGGATTAAATGACGCCTTTCTCTCCTCGGCATCTTTTAGAATAAATTTAACCGTAACAGCAAGAACCTAAAGCAAACATAGTAGAGTACATTAGAAACCCAGACACCTCATCACAATAAACAATCCATCTCTATTCTGAAACTCATACCTTGGGCAGAAGTGAAAGTTTACTGGAACCCTGATCCGCAGGGAAAAACTGGAAGGATTGAAAGAGTTAATGCAGACAGTATGGAGGACTGAGAATATAGGgattgtaaatatatttaattgccAAAAGTACTTATGAGATGCCCACCTTCAGAACCGAGAAAACTAACTTCGCATACATGTCGATAGCGAGAAATGAAAGTGACTCCGATGATAAACAATGTGAAACAGAGAGTTCCTGGTATTGGAccataattaacataaaataaccATTATAACTGAACTATATTGTTAATTATAGTAAGATTGGAATAGGACCCTCACCATAATCCTGCGGAAAAACCGATCCGTCATCTCATCTCCTTTAAGAAGCCCTCTCTGTTGCAAGAGTGAAACATGGCGAGCACAAGCTGCATCATTTGCTCCGGGCAGTTCGCATATTTGGTACCATTCAGTAAATAATGCGGATACCTGTGTCGGTATCATATTCAAAGGTCAGAACATATGATTATAAAACATGGAATCCATGCCTACAAAAAGTGTGATCTAATTTCtgtttaagaaaaaaagatgttccacCATCCTTTAACAAAGAACTACAAGAGAACTATCTGTGGTAAATAAGCACGCATAAAGTagtaaaaggaaaatgtgaaaaatataataccaTTTAAACTTCCAactaatattgattaaattaattcactgTAACTATAACTTCAAAGCTTGTTCCGAACTATGTTACAGGTTCCATGAAATCAGCTATATGCTGCAACGAGTGTGCAAATGCTACACGAGCCGCTCTTTTAAGAgctcaaaaattatttaaaagacAATATGACAAATTGTTGGTACTGCAATGTAAGGTAAGGCAGTGAAAAGTCTCAAAGCATTCATTTGGATCCAGATgacaaaattgagaaaaagcACTAATCACATCCTACTTctatcaaaaacaaaaacgtTAGTTATTCAGtgcaattgaaaaaataatcacaaaatcATGGGAAAGGAAGAGGGGTTGGAGATTTCAATCCAAAcctagtattttattaaacaaGATGTGAGACCATATGTGTAGCCTTAAGGAGAGTATAAGCATGCATAAAACCATCAAATATCTTCCAAACCATCATTGTACTACTACATACagatttataaaatgataagcAGATCCAATATTAAGTACCTGTTCAGAGAAACCAGCAGGATCAAAATCCACCAATTCTGTCACACTGAATTCTTCCCTGCTTGTTCCAGGAACAGTGGTCTGTTCCagcaactaaaaaaaaatcagatgtTGAGAAAATTATCAAGAGATCAAAGACTAAAAGTGTGGAAGAGAAGAAATATCTGAGGACCTTTTTATCCCTAGGGGTTCGTGCAATTTCTTCTTTACCAACAGCCAAAGGAGACAAATTTCCAGCATTAGCTGGGTTCTTAGCTATTTCAATCAGCTGTTGTAATGACTCCGGGGATCCAGGTCTTGCAGCAAGCtgaaaataaggaaaatagTTAGAAACTCCAGAAATAATCCATAACGTCGCAGGCATCATTGAAAGTAAACATGCCTTTGCCAGAGCATCTACAAGATTGTGAAGCTCTGATATCACTTTAGAATCGTTCATAACCAAAGTTTGTATGAGAGAAATGGCAAATTCAGTTGCAGCCTCTGCACAATAGACACGGAAATCTCTATTAATATCTCCAATTCATCATACTAGACATACAATTTTCTATACATACTGTTTCTCCCAGCATCAAGAAGCTTTGCCATGTGAACGTTATACTCCCCAAGGTTTAATAACTCGCTGCGAATAAGACCTATAGTGATATCTCTATTGAACTTCCTATCCTCCTCAGAGTACAAAACCTGTCATAATTGAGATTTGAGACATTAAACACTTACATGTTAAtaaatgcaataaacataCTCCCAGCCGGacttaaaaagaatatattgaaTTGGATATACCCAGCTAGTGAGCTCCTTAACCACAAGCTTGCTGACATCACGTATAGCCGCCAGGATTGCAAGGTGAGCATCAACATGAGCACAATTTGATGCATTTTCATACAAGCCCTTGAAAGCCTAAAGGAACAAAGTAATCCTATGTAAGATGATTTCCAGGACAGCAGTAAATATGCACCAGAATAATGGCCAACCTTCTGGGCGACAGCCAAGGCTGCCTCATCTCGGCTGATGCACCTAAGGATGACTGCAGGAACTTCAGCAATAACTGCCTGTAAAGACCATACTGACAGTCAGATAAACACGTAACAGAAATCTAAGATATAGGTAGCAATGGAGAGCACGTAATGAGATAAATGTGATATCGCCTTTTTTTACCTGAATCTCAACCTCTTTCGCTTCATTAGCCAACTGATTTTCTAGCTGAAATGGGTTTGATAAGTATGTTAAAAGCCAAAACAAAGTAAACCAAACTCAAAAATGCTGATTCCAAGGACTAAATTCtcaaaaaattagttaaatccATATAATAGAAGGGCATATAGTACATATACCTTCTCTGAGATAGTCTGGTACTTTTCCAATGCATCCCCAGTGGTTATCAAAGGCTCTGTGACATTAGTTCCAGGACGCTCGGAAGATAGAGTTGCATTAGTAGGCTGTGCAGCATTTCCAAGTTCCTGCATTAATGAATTCATAAGGTAAAAAAGTGCACACAAAAAAAGACATATTTACACCGAATGTACTTACTTTTGCAGAGCTAGAAGGTTCCACCACTTGCACATCAGTAGTCGAGGTATGAGGCAATGAAGGAATGGTGTCACTTTCAGAAGTTTGAGGACCATCACCAACTGAAATATGTGTTGAAGGAAGACTGCAATATAATCACCAGAATCATATATACTTGAttcctttttgtttttgttcgGGTTTACTcatagggaaaaaaaaattattgaatgatagtactataaaatcaaaacaaaaccctaAACTAAACAAACCTTGTAGGAACCTGGGATCCAAAAGGTTCAATCTCATCCGAGCCCATTTCCAATGTCTGGGGCACAGCACCAATTCCAGTGCTAATAAGGCCAGGCGAGTATATGCTACCACTGATTTGGCCAGATGTAGATGCAAATTGCCTGGACAAACCACCACCTCCTGATGAAGCAGAGAGGCCAACTGGAGCAGTATTTGAGCTCTGGGTGGACCGATTCTGTCCTGGAAACCGAGCAAAATCCTGCAAacaaaatgagagaaaatgaaatcagAAACAAAATGATCACATAAATGAATGTGACAGGTTTCCAAGAATTTGTTAAACAATCACCTCATAAACTCGCTGCTGGGAGTGTGACAGCTGGCCTGGTTTAGGACGAAGGGCTTCCGGTAAAATGCTCATTTGACCCGGTGCATAAAGACTagcatcaaaaaaactagcaCCAACACTTTCTCTATGCTTCCTCCTGATAGAAAGTTGTTGAGCTATGTCCCCATCAATGCTCTGAACCGCCTGTAATGAAAATGAGgttaaaattggaaataaagacaaaatacaaaaaatattattataaacccaaaaaagaagaaatactccctccaccCATGAAACAATGACTCATTTTGCCAATTTGGGACATCCACGATTTAAAGGCCCATTtactttttcccatttttttgtAAGTGGGCCTCATACTCCACTAaatcattacactcacattccattaaaaattaataatcctatataaaagtgggaaccacattccactaactttttcaaaccaCTTCCTTTCCTCCACGgcatcaaacaatttcttaaaacttgagGGAGTATCAACAGACCATCAAGTTCACAAATTGTAACTCTCTGCACATCCACACACACTAGCTCACACGATACCACCATTACGATTTGGGATCCATTTCATATACAGTAAACGGGGCTTTATCATCCACTTGAGTTAACATCAAGTATGTTTTTCAGACATGATATGCATCAATGCTTACATGGAAACATGCCTGACTTACGTGTAACATAGCTGTATAAGGAAACATGACACAGTATTTCTTCAAtctttaaaatgaaacatgaGCATTACCAGAAAAGTAGAAATCACAAAACACCTTAAATTAACTTTTCGTCGACAAACAGACCAGAAGGGTTGGCCAATATAAAGAAATACACTTCAGAAAAAAACCAATGTTTAGTTCTTATTGCTAGCACTTGTTCAGAAGGACCGTGTCACTTTCACATGttattagaatattttaaaaataggcaTTTAAAGAAAGGGAATATGAAAAGTGGGGAACCCTCCCTCAACAGCTCAACATGAAATGTCAAGAATGTTTTAACAATATAGCATTACATCTcataacacacaaaatatagcTACATACCACAGGTATTTACAAATATAGCATTACATCTCATCTCCactcaattttaaatactatCTCTGTCCCATGCTACTTGCACATTTCAAATTATGgtattttaagtaaaaatttgCACAGTTTctaatttaagtaaaaattatGGCATTTAATCAAGatattagagttaattaagTGTTGCCTTACTACACTTCAAATTCCAATATATTTACGCTgtcaaaatgaaaagtgctagtagcatgggacggagggaacaTTTATCAGTACTGGTTTTCAAGACCCAGTTGTCATAACCTGTATGAAGCAACAGATAACTtgtaataatttcaatttaccTTATCAGTTGCAGCTTGTTCAATCAACACACAGCCTAGGTCAAGATTATCATTAGTCACCAGTTGAACTGCTTGTTCTGATAGATCAGTTGATATGTTGAAGCCCTGAAGTGAGTTTCTGAGCTGGGTTGATATCGAACCACGTAAAGGTTcctaaaaataatgaaaaagaatCTTTAATCACATGAGGAGTATTCAAGTAATATTCTGACAATTCAAAAGATCATCAACATTTACCACTAGCAAGTAATAAAACAAAGGTTCATCTGTACCTTGCAGGTTACATGAGCAAGACTTCCCGCCAACCTTGCCACCATCAAATGTGCCGCATTTCGTGTAAGGGTCTCATCGGGCTCCATGGCATAATCCtgccattaaaaaaaaaacaaattatttaggAAACAATTTGTTTGCCTTGTAACATGCACTACTAATACAAACACCCTTCAAAATCAACGAATTGGAATAAAATATACCTTCAAGACAAGTTCCTTAGTTGTCTGAGTCGCAATAGAAACACTACGTTGCACGATACTGGACACTATTTCTTTAACAGCTCTATCCATGGCAATTGGAAGTACACTGAAGGAAATGAAACACTGATATAGCTGAAAACGATTGATGGATATCATtgtcaaataaaattgaacaGTTACAGTTACTAACTCAGACCTCTGGAAATGCAAGTGTAAGCCATAAGCCTGAAGCTTTTTATTGACAACAACTTGCTGTTCAATATTAGCTGCTGGTACAGGAACCTGcaacataacaaaaaataacagaTCATCAGTcggtatttaaataaaacatcatCAGAAGCAAATATAAGTGGAACTCTGGAAAGACCTGATTAACTGCATATTGTGCCTGTCCTTGTAGAAGGCCTTGAGCAGAAGGCAGCTGGTCAGAAAACCCCAAGCTTAGCTTCTCATCCTCCGTTAAAGTTCCAGATGAATGATGGAGCGGAGCAGCATACTGCTATTTTGATCACAAAATCAACCTCCAATCATGCTAATAGATCAAAAGAGAACAATTGAAACACAAACCTGAGACATTATACGAGAGTGTCCACCAGGAAGGGGAGAGGCAGCAACATCAAGGGGCATCTCAACATGGTTCAATGTCGAAATTATTCCAGGTTTCACCTCATTCATTATTGGTGGTTGTGAAGATCCGACATCCTTATTTGAGAAATCAGGATTACCTTCAACTTCTCGGACTTTTTCCTTCAGAAGAGAAGTAGGTGTAACATCCTTAAGGTCAACACTTAAATGCTTAAACAGGACCTGAAACCAAAGAGATCTCAATTAAGAAAATCCTCTCAAATTCAAGTGATCCCCTTGAGCAAAGAATAGCCAGAATTACCTCAATCTCAAATTTGAGATTCATCTTCAAATTTGGCATTGCATAAATCTCAGCAAGCAATCCAAGAATCGCCATTGTCCAAGGGTTGGGAGGCTGATATGCAATACTGTTCGAACAGGGTTCCAGAATCTAAAACAAGCACATTAAGTCAATAAACTTGGATTTGCAagtacatataaaataaaccagAGATCATACCTTTGAGGTAAAAGGAATAACAGCTATCATAAGTCCCTTTTCATATGCCTGCAAAAGCACAGAACAACAAATAGTACATTTCCACATGTcagaaaaatcaaatcaacaaGATGAGATCATAATGGCTACATGATGCTCTCAGACAATCCAACTCCAACTTTATTAAGTCaactaaacaacaaaatagaagaaaagaaaCCTCTATAATCAAAGATTTTGGATCTATCTCCCGTGCCCTTAGAACTTGATTTTTGCCGATTGTAATCTTCCCAAGCCAGCTTCCTAAATTTTTCAGCAGTGATCGTTCTTCCACACTAGACTTTATAAGGTCTGATCCGACAAGAACCTGAACATACAAATATCAAGAATAAACACCACCTTTTtgaaaggaaatcaattaaaatcgACAAAATCAGACCTTGCAGTTTTCATAAGTGGCCTGTACAATCTCTCTGAACAAAGGTTTCAAATTTACTTTATCAAGAAACTTCAAGTACaaatcatgaaaatttgtTTCAATGCTTGCCCTGcccaaaaaaatgacaaaagggtcaagatgtcattttatattatttaaaatcaagCCAGTAAGAATAACCTCAAAATAATACATCCAGAGAACTGTTTCAGATAAGGTATGCATTGGCAAGCAACATTTACCTCTTCATAACCATATACTGTGCGAACCACGGATAGAATTGAGGATTTAGAATTTCACTAAACTCTTTAGCTTTAGCCTCAACATTTGCAGCAGACaagttatttataataaaagatatCTTGTCCTGAGCTTCTGATGCTGGAACCTGTTCCATAGATCAATGAAACAGTCAGATACTGATAGAGATTAAACAATAACAACAGATTAGACAAACATCACAAGTGATGGAAAAGAAGGCCAGAATATACACCGCACATAATTCATATACAACTAAGACATAGTCTGATAATCTCTTAGCAGAACatgcagaaaataaaactcCGCAATATCTGAGAAAATGCTACATAAATCAGCTTTACAGTCCAGCCAGGGTTGAAGACTGTAACTAATTCTCAAGCATATAAATAGTTTTTACCATTGTAGATATATGCATAATTCTTTAATCACCATATGATACCAGAAAGCACAGAAGCCTAGAGTGCTACCATGTATCAGCATTTAAGCAAGCAGCTGTCATGCTGTGCTAGATATTTGAAGTACCAGTACACGATAGGGATGGCAGAACAAACATAGTATCAAAGATATGAAGTTGAGAAAATTGGTCTAACTTGATTTTTATACTCTGCAGATCATCGTAATATTCAATTGGCAGTCTTCAAATGAGTTCTAACTTCTAAGGAATGTCTCAGTTACACAATAAACCATTGACTAGTTGAAAATCTATGAAGTACATCTTTAGATACTTCATTTTAAGAATGTATGTAGGACCCACATGTCTGATTTAGCATTTAGGCCTTTCTTTGCAGTTCCAAGCAATAAGGTTACATGTACATGGTGCGTCATCTCTAAGTCATCAAAACTGTACAAGTATCTTGATGAACATGGATAATGATTGATAAGTCAAGTAGCAGATTTATTtgacaatattaaaattcttgCATCTATGCTTGAGAGAATGCTAAGGTAGCAAAGAGGTAACCAAAAAGACTGATCGAAACTACAAGTCATTCTAGAAAGGAGTCGACAAACaatgaataaaaatcaaaatcacagagaaaaaaaaacaaaaggatCAGGATCAAGAATAAACAGAGACCaaaaaagtattaaaaaacTATAACCAAACACCTCTACGGGAGTTTCTCTTCTCTCAGCAGCAGCAACAAGGGTCTCAATGTTTAAAGCAGAGCCAAATCCTGAAACAACAGTCCCCACTGTTAATGTAATCCACAACCCATATGCACACACAGAGGAAGTAGCGAAGAGTATATTTTGTTGGGATAAGGGTGCTAGGAAAATACAGAGAGCAGTTATAAAACCACTAAAAATGAGAATTACTTGCTGAGGTTGATCTAGAAGACCGTGGAAAGCCCGGTGAAGCAGATTGTACTGACAGAACAGCACCGCTGTGTGACTGTATTGTGGATTTGAGTAGATTAGCTCTCCAAATATAGAGGCAAAATAAggtaaaaatagaatatatatcaAGTGAATTACATCAAGGTTGATAAAGTATCTATTACTTGCCTTCTGAAGGGTAGGCATTTCGCTTGAAGGAGCAGTAACAGGTTGCGCAGAAGATGATTGTGATTGCTTCATGTGATTAAAGATAGTCGTAGAAGGTTTCCTTTCATCAAGAGAACTCGGTGGTCTCTGTGGTAGTGGAATTGAAGGAGAAACAGGCAATCCAGACTGTGTGCTGCCTGGTCCAATTAGAGAAAATGGCGAGCCTGCAGGCTGAAAACAAAACGACACAATTTCAGTGAACACAAATTCACGTAAATCACCTGGAGTATAAGTATTATCCACAACAACAAACAgggaaaaatacaaaatcatgTGGCACTTTAACATTGTAACTTTTGCTATGAAATCATTCAACTGTTTCTTTTCTGTAGGTTCAGCTACTAAACAGTTAACAAGAAGATAATAATTCAAGGTCTAATACCTCCGTAGTTGGAGCAGAAGATGGAGTGAGACCATGATGGTGATCATTAGTTGTACTATGGCCAACATCAGGTTCACTATGAGCAGCTGAGATCCTGTTAAGTGCCCTCTCTATGAATTCTACAAGGTCTGAATGAGCAGCCCGCAAATGAGATATTTGCAGGATATGATTGCAGTATTGTGGCCACTCAATGAGACGGTCCACAAACTGCTCCAATGCCTTGGTCCCAAAGGAGAACATCTGATTATCAAAAGGTCAAGGTCAAGGTCAGTCTGAGATTCAAATAATGACATTAATTGATAACATGGGAAGGAACAAACTTTTGAATCTGCAGGCTTCCTTAAAGCATCTAAAACAGCTCGTAAAGCAATGCCCAGCGTAAGGTGAGTCACTAGTTGATGCTTGATGAGTGATCCTGAAGAAGAAGCATTCACAAAGATTAAACTAGCAAGCTGAGTAAAATAGGAAGGTTCAGAGTATTTTACAATGCTAATTATCTGGGTTCATGTTCATTGTTCACCCAGTGACCAACAAGAATTTGTTGTATCAACATAATCATCTCTCCTAATTCACTAATTTCgcattaaaacatgtgccatccccaaagtttatatttttagaggACAGAGAGAGTAGCATAATCcaatatcattttaatacaagGAAAGTGACTTCATAATTCAAACCAGCTACTTGGTAATTAAATCAATCCAACaacatgaataaaataatatgacaAACTAAGAGGTAAAAGATgtcatagtatataaaattttggcTGAACATCCTGACATGTCCAACAATCAAACTAGCCAGTGGGTTCAATAATTCCATGCACAGATCATATGACAAAACACCTCCCACCATTACAAACAGCAAAAATAGTTTGTGTACATTAGAACAGTCAGTAAATAAGATCTCACCAAAAAGTACTGCTGCAATCCTCAGCTGCCTTTCAGGGTACTTcgagaaaaaattgtattcCTCAAATAGATTAGCAATCATGCACTCGTATATCGACTTTTTCCTGTTAAAAATTGTATTCCTCAAATAGATTAGCAATGACGCATTTACTAACGAAATGCTAATATGATAGCAGTACTCTCTATTTCAGCATCAACAAATGAAGCAGCAAAGTTTATGTGACCAACTGACCATAAAATTCACCATGTAGAAGTCATGCTATTCAATTGAAATAGTGACCACTTAAAACAAGAAACTTCAAGGATCTGCTAATAAATAATTCTAACAAgatactatatttttagatatatgaaatatgaatttgatcaaaataaaacttgGTGAGGTAGAGTAATAGATCCCATTATCCCCATAATTTACTTATAATAATAACTCGAGAGAAACAATATGATTAACAAAGTGAATGCCTGCTTTAGTGGTAAGAGCATATGCATAAATAATAACATCACTTAGGAGCCTATAATCGGAAGTTGCATGAACCTTTTCAAACAACATACCAAAGGAATCATCTTGTAATTTGAAGGGGAGAAAATACCTTTCTTCTGGAGATTCCTTGAAGCGGGTAAGCATTTGAATCATAGCATCGATAGATAGATTACCAGAGAACATTTGATGGAAGTATGCATTTGCTTCTGTTTCAATGTCATCAGCATAACCATCAGCAGCAGCATCAGAACCCCCAGCACTTCTCATTCTTGAATTAGAACGCATATGAGAGACAtccaatttttcaatttcctcAGACAAGTGATTAGAAGAAAGCACACCAGAATGAGACTGAAGT harbors:
- the LOC125185430 gene encoding CCR4-NOT transcription complex subunit 1 isoform X2 — protein: MVTFSSKLSGQIRFLLQDVNDSNSDSVFQELCNYTMHGMEASILLLQACFDHIDIYSRDLKDMKLQPIFASIFKYLLDKPNFSSILSESLRSKAINEDLLLNLSDALHLSVPEKIGVGLVLSNSEDHDTRMCGKNFCMSQITELCANPVAFESSKLIHHILVFLSRSEGLSKHVDSFMQMLFLVQPKDGAQFVIIPFLHDELLEDNFFRNSELMNEGGEEDFDAILAEMEKEISMADVMCELGYGCTANVAQCKEMLSLFLPLTDATIAKILGMVARTYVGLDDRQNVFATFRSALGGNSVLDMPSLNSWNVDVLVDSIKQLALGTNWINVMENLDHEGFYIPNEAAFSFFMSVYKHACQEPFPLHAICGSVWKNVEGQLSFLKYAVSAPPEVFTFAHSERQLSYDDAVPGHTLQSGPNRAWSCHDLLVVLCQLSEMGHASLVRYVLESPLNNFPEVLLLGMAHVNTAYNLIQNEVASAVLPVALKKTSASGLLYTLWHVNRNLLLRGLIDSVNVDPDSVNRIFDAFQEIKVLPQVLDMFPFYLGIRLAVLASNREIMDLESWLSARLVSSKDAFYEECIRFLKDVQIGDQDISPNHHHPSGSLLNMYLEACPTVLKALQSHSGVLSSNHLSEEIEKLDVSHMRSNSRMRSAGGSDAAADGYADDIETEANAYFHQMFSGNLSIDAMIQMLTRFKESPEERKKSIYECMIANLFEEYNFFSKYPERQLRIAAVLFGSLIKHQLVTHLTLGIALRAVLDALRKPADSKMFSFGTKALEQFVDRLIEWPQYCNHILQISHLRAAHSDLVEFIERALNRISAAHSEPDVGHSTTNDHHHGLTPSSAPTTEPAGSPFSLIGPGSTQSGLPVSPSIPLPQRPPSSLDERKPSTTIFNHMKQSQSSSAQPVTAPSSEMPTLQKSHSGAVLSVQSASPGFPRSSRSTSARFGSALNIETLVAAAERRETPVEVPASEAQDKISFIINNLSAANVEAKAKEFSEILNPQFYPWFAQYMVMKRASIETNFHDLYLKFLDKVNLKPLFREIVQATYENCKVLVGSDLIKSSVEERSLLKNLGSWLGKITIGKNQVLRAREIDPKSLIIEAYEKGLMIAVIPFTSKILEPCSNSIAYQPPNPWTMAILGLLAEIYAMPNLKMNLKFEIEVLFKHLSVDLKDVTPTSLLKEKVREVEGNPDFSNKDVGSSQPPIMNEVKPGIISTLNHVEMPLDVAASPLPGGHSRIMSQYAAPLHHSSGTLTEDEKLSLGFSDQLPSAQGLLQGQAQYAVNQVPVPAANIEQQVVVNKKLQAYGLHLHFQSVLPIAMDRAVKEIVSSIVQRSVSIATQTTKELVLKDYAMEPDETLTRNAAHLMVARLAGSLAHVTCKEPLRGSISTQLRNSLQGFNISTDLSEQAVQLVTNDNLDLGCVLIEQAATDKAVQSIDGDIAQQLSIRRKHRESVGASFFDASLYAPGQMSILPEALRPKPGQLSHSQQRVYEDFARFPGQNRSTQSSNTAPVGLSASSGGGGLSRQFASTSGQISGSIYSPGLISTGIGAVPQTLEMGSDEIEPFGSQVPTSLPSTHISVGDGPQTSESDTIPSLPHTSTTDVQVVEPSSSAKELGNAAQPTNATLSSERPGTNVTEPLITTGDALEKYQTISEKLENQLANEAKEVEIQAVIAEVPAVILRCISRDEAALAVAQKAFKGLYENASNCAHVDAHLAILAAIRDVSKLVVKELTSWVLYSEEDRKFNRDITIGLIRSELLNLGEYNVHMAKLLDAGRNKAATEFAISLIQTLVMNDSKVISELHNLVDALAKLAARPGSPESLQQLIEIAKNPANAGNLSPLAVGKEEIARTPRDKKLLEQTTVPGTSREEFSVTELVDFDPAGFSEQVSALFTEWYQICELPGANDAACARHVSLLQQRGLLKGDEMTDRFFRRIMELSVSHCLSSESLSFLAIDMYAKLVFSVLKFFPADQGSSKLSLLPKVLAVTVKFILKDAEERKASFNPRPYFRLFVNWLLDLCSLDPVFDGANFQVLTGLANAFHAIQPLKVPGFSFAWLELVSHRSFMPKLLTANAQKGWPYFQRLLVDLFQFMEPFLRKVQLGEPVHFLYKGTLRVLLVLLHDFPEFLCDYHFSFCDVIPPSCIQMRNIILSAFPRNMRLPDPSTPNLKIDLLPEITQSPRILSEVDAALKAKQIKNEVDEYLKTRQQGSAFLTELKQKLLLSPNEVERAGTRYNVPLINSLVLYVGMQAQQLQAGHTQTIANISAFLVSAALDIFQTLIMDLDTEGRYLFLNAVANQLRYPNNHTHYFSFILLYLFHESNQETIQEQITRVLLERLIVNRPHPWGLLITFIELIKNPRYSFWSRSFTRCASEIEKLFESVSRSFGGPKPVDDSLVSAGIPDNLH